The following coding sequences are from one Anabas testudineus chromosome 16, fAnaTes1.2, whole genome shotgun sequence window:
- the apoc4 gene encoding apolipoprotein C-IV, protein MHPKASVFVFCVILLMQACRPLLAQTPPPAQPDAPGLLERLAEHARKVKDTVHGLGETALDFAGAYYEEHIQPVTASYVEWASNAIIPKISDFIDRRFGTSHLGHMG, encoded by the exons ATGCATCCAAAAGCATccgtttttgttttctgtgtcatctTACTGATGCAAG CATGCAGGCCACTTTTGGCCCAGACACCACCACCAGCACAACCTGACGCTCCAGGACTGCTGGAAAGGCTGGCAGAGCATGCCAG GAAAGTCAAAGATACAGTTCATGGTTTGGGCGAAACAGCATTGGACTTCGCTGGTGCTTACTATGAAGAACACATCCAACCAGTGACTGCCAGCTATGTTGAATGGGCCTCGAATGCCATAATTCCAAAGATCTCGGATTTCATAGACAGACGCTTTGGCACGAGTCACCTGGGACACATGGGCTGA
- the apoc2 gene encoding apolipoprotein C-II, giving the protein MNKLLPVTVLVVLLALSAESFRVPRQVEEEQGVLGKLTDTVKSYYDSAVNTASGYVETIKSLKLDEKAKDIYTDTTTVLSTYTGILQDQVYHILYPQQ; this is encoded by the exons ATGAATAAGCTGCTGCCCGTTACTGTGCTTGTTGTACTCCTTGCTCTCA GTGCTGAAAGCTTCCGTGTGCCGAGGCAGGTCGAGGAGGAGCAGGGGGTTTTGGGCAAGCTCACAGATACCGTGAAGTCCTACTACGACAGCGCTGTCAACACTGCCAGTGGATATGTAGAAACCATCAAAAGCCTGAAGTTGGACGAAAAGGCAAA GGACATTTACACTGATACCACTACAGTTCTGAGCACCTACACTGGCATATTACAAGACCAGGTTTACCACATCCTTTACCCCCAGCAGTAA
- the LOC113169021 gene encoding apolipoprotein C-I-like, translating to MRLYLAVAVLVLACVAYAEAQDKTLQQRLSEFGEQIGEIGRTVAEKAKDGYQSFHNSEFVSNARNWLQEQMEKVKTIGKN from the exons ATGAGACTGTATCTCGCAGTAGCGGTGCTGGTTCTGGCTTGTGTGGCATACGCAG AGGCTCAGGATAAAACCCTCCAGCAGAGACTCAGCGAATTTGGTGAACAAATCGGTGAGATAGGCAGGACCGTGGCTGAGAAGGCCAAGGACGGCTACCAAAGCTTTCACAACAGCGAATTTGTATCAAACGCCAG aAACTGGTTACAAGAGCAAATGGAGAAGGTGAAGACGATTGGTAAAAATTAG
- the apoa2 gene encoding apolipoprotein A-II, whose product MHTGLCLVSPYITVPRCELRVTDNSLSEKTVTSWICTSNTAAEMNAKYALALILTLQVSMCLGEIPAPSQEVVNTYNTLKSTFYSRLLNAYKKLQAVIEPTLEKLAESNRGQATRDYIEEVQQKPEFKAFVKIASGLGTEAAPLVDKARTSLLGLYEYYVRPHFGKYVQDSIAAAKVHLDRVLPVE is encoded by the exons ATGCACACTGGACTTTGTTTAG TCTCCCCCTATATCACCGTGCCCAGATGTGAGCTCCGAGTTACAGACAACTCACTTTCAGAGAAGACTGTCACTTCTTGGATCTGTAcatccaacacagcagcag AGATGAATGCAAAATATGCATTGGCACTGATCCTCACTCTGCAGG TTTCTATGTGCCTGGGTGAAATTCCTGCACCATCGCAAGAGGTTGTTAATACGTATAACACATTAAAATCTACATTCTACAGCAGGCTGCTCAATGCTTACAAGAAACTCCAGGCTGTCATTGAGCCTACTTTGGAGAAATTAGCTGAAAGCAACCGTGGACAAGCTACCAGGGATTACATTGAAGAGGTCCAGCAGAAGCCTGAGTTCAAAGCTTTTGTCAAAATTGCCAG TGGCCTGGGCACCGAGGCAGCTCCCCTAGTGGACAAAGCCCGTACATCACTGTTGGGTCTGTATGAATACTACGTGCGCCCCCACTTTGGCAAATACGTACAAGATAGCATTGCTGCTGCCAAGGTCCACCTGGACAGAGTCTTGCCTGTTGAGTAA